TCTGCcatgacattttatatattaattaacatgtatatttaaatgttatgttgataaattttcattaacaatagtGCAAAGTATGCTTTGAatagtgttaatattttaatttatacccTACCCCTAAGTTGCTGACATTTCATTCCATCTGTCGACAAATTCGGAATTTAGACAAGACGATTTCAGTGTGGCCAATCTACGTCACAAAACAACGTATTTCTCCTCCATCCTGAACTTTTTACTGAAAACATccgaaaaactaaattaaataaataaataaatacgaaCGGGAATTGGgtgaattttctttttattttatcatccgATTTTGCCgccttaacccccccccccacacacacacacacacacacgcaatcCGTAATCCTAAAGAGAACAGTGTGGTCTTACAATGTGTCCAGTAGTTTGTTTGTAGAGCTAACACACTATACAATCATTACGATGTTTTCCCACTGGACACCGTGCACACGTTGTACACTTCGCCACTTCTAGGCGACTTAGGGAATGTACTCTGTTCTTCTTTACCTTCAGCGAGGTTGAATTTGCTGATTCCATCTTTTGTAAAACACAGCAAGCTTCCGTTTCGGTGTGTTACACCAAAGCTACGTCCAAATGATTTCCATTCTGTTGTAGATTTAATCTGAATCTGGATTTCTCCACCCGTGTTGGTGACCTGGAGGTGCATCACGTGGCCGTCGTCGTCTACCAAATAAACATCTGGGAGGTGAACAGAGCCTCTTAGTGACCGTGAGCTACATGGTAACTTTGTGTTCAGCTGACTAACAGTTTTAGTTCTGGTGTTGAAACACTGCATAACATCTGATCCGCCTGAGCCGGTGTTTCCTCCCATAACGAGaatgttctcaccaactgtAACAGGGAAAGCGTGCAATCGTCTCAATCCCAAATCTCCAACAACATGCCAGTGCGTCTCACTCTCGCTCAATTCCTCTATTGTGTTGCTACAGCAACCACCTATCGAGTACACTTTAGAGTTAGCTGTGGTCATACAGTGACAGCAGTGTTCATGTGTAAGATCTGGACCTACTGTCCAGACTTTTGTTGCAGTGTTATATATCAATGTACATTTCTTCTTGTTATATCCACCAGTGATATAGATCTTGTCGTCCAAACCTGCTGCTGAATACCAAACTCCAGGATCTACTGGGGCTGATGGGACGTCCTCCCACTTGTTGTCTGACGTGAAACAAGACAGAAGTGACGTCTTGTTATGACGGAGAACAAAGATGTCATGCCTTTTAGGATTAACCCTTGAACGAGCTGTACGTCGAACCAGTAAAGTTAGCGATTTCCGTATCATTTCCTGAACAGATTTGTGTTTACAGGCAATGTCTGAATACACAACGTCGTCAAATAGAAATTGAGTGTCTACATAATCTAGCCGCACATTTTCAAAAATCAGTTTCACGTCATCTTGATCCGGGTTATTATACTGAATCCACTTCATGACGCCTTTCAGAATGATGTCTTCTGTACATTTCATCTCTTCTTTTGAAATGATTTCCATAAGTTCTTCCTTTGACAGGTGAACAACGTTTTCTGTTTCAACAAAATCAGCAAACTCGTCAGCCAAACAGGAAAATGCTCGGTTGGACAAATCGTGGAAATTGTAAAGTTTACAAAGTCTCCACCAATTTAAACAATTTTCTGCGGTCATTACCAGACTTTCCTTCAGGAATATGTTACATAATTCTTTGATGTGGTCAAGCTGCATCATCTCAGCAGCATCCAGGATCTCCACACATTTGCTTTCACTGACTAGATTAATTCCacacaaatacattttcatGATAGCTTGCCACACCGACAAAGACACCGTGGGAAGGTTCAAGACGCCCGTCTGACTCTCTGACATATCAGAACTGAACATGGCCCGGAAGTATGATGACATCGCCGCCAGTACGATGCGGCTTCCGGTCGTTGTTCCGTCCTTACATATAATGTGTAGGTCAGTGAAAGAACCTTTTGTAATCTCTTCATGGATGTTTATGA
Above is a genomic segment from Gigantopelta aegis isolate Gae_Host chromosome 7, Gae_host_genome, whole genome shotgun sequence containing:
- the LOC121377187 gene encoding kelch-like protein 5, which gives rise to MENAQAQLLINIHEEITKGSFTDLHIICKDGTTTGSRIVLAAMSSYFRAMFSSDMSESQTGVLNLPTVSLSVWQAIMKMYLCGINLVSESKCVEILDAAEMMQLDHIKELCNIFLKESLVMTAENCLNWWRLCKLYNFHDLSNRAFSCLADEFADFVETENVVHLSKEELMEIISKEEMKCTEDIILKGVMKWIQYNNPDQDDVKLIFENVRLDYVDTQFLFDDVVYSDIACKHKSVQEMIRKSLTLLVRRTARSRVNPKRHDIFVLRHNKTSLLSCFTSDNKWEDVPSAPVDPGVWYSAAGLDDKIYITGGYNKKKCTLIYNTATKVWTVGPDLTHEHCCHCMTTANSKVYSIGGCCSNTIEELSESETHWHVVGDLGLRRLHAFPVTVGENILVMGGNTGSGGSDVMQCFNTRTKTVSQLNTKLPCSSRSLRGSVHLPDVYLVDDDGHVMHLQVTNTGGEIQIQIKSTTEWKSFGRSFGVTHRNGSLLCFTKDGISKFNLAEGKEEQSTFPKSPRSGEVYNVCTVSSGKTS